Genomic DNA from Lactuca sativa cultivar Salinas chromosome 8, Lsat_Salinas_v11, whole genome shotgun sequence:
tGACCATAGCTGCAGCCAGgacacagggaggtgactcattgttgttCCGTGAGTTCAACAACACAAAGCCACCATAATTTGATCGGACGCAGGATCTGATCGCTGCCATTAGATGGATCCccgacattgagggatgcttttatACGTTTTCATGTCCAGAGAATCTGAGAGTCCGGTTCGTGCTGATCCAGCTTCGCTTGGGcacgaaggactggtggaagtttgtgatgatTGATTTTACCCCTGCAGATCAtgctgcagtgacttgggagaggttcaccaagtTATTTTAAGataagtatgttccccaggtggagagggaacgtttggcaTATGAGTTTCTGTTTCTCAAGCAAAAGACAACGTCAATGACAGAGATTatgaggaagtttcatgagagggcgctATTCTGCCCTAAAAACGTATCCACTGAACAGTGACGTACGAGTTGGTATTTGAGCATCTTGCGGAGAGATATTTGGGATTTCGTGGCAAACTCGTCTTATCAGACATTGGCTGAGTTGCAGACGAATGCCAGGaggagagagattgatttggatATTCAGACCAGGGAGGAGGGAGAGCAGCAGGGGAGAGATAGGAGACCGGTACAGTCGCAAATGGCGACAAAGAGGGCTAAGCCCACTGATTTGAgagctggaggccagaagggtcgcacttgtagcaactgcggcaagagccacgagggGTCTTGCCGAgcggggatttgctacaaatgtggtaaAGAGGGGCACATGGTGAGGGACTACCCCCAAGGGATTTTCAGTTTGCTTTCACTGTAACCAGATGggccatcagaaggccgagtgtcccCAGCTTACTCAGGGATCAACCCAGACTGCTGCTCCTGCTGCTTTACATGTTATAGATGGCCAACCGGGGAAGGCCGAGCCTccaagggctcgtgggagagcattttaGTTGATCGCGGAGGAGGTCCACACAACACCTGATGTCGTTGATGGTACGTATCTCCACATCTATATTACTTtgagatttgtttatgcttatattgtgctgtatataggtacttttcttgtgagttctattCCTGCTTTAGTGTTcgttgactcgggtgcgagtcgatcttttgtgtctctATCCTTTAGTCGTCACGTTAGTATTAGACGCGAGGCGTTGAGTCCACcattgagggtttctatagctgacgagcatGCTGTTTTTGCCACCGATGTATTTCGGGGATGTGTAttggagattttcggtgttgagttcctgatagatatggtgccgatagcgatgggtgatgtctgtatcatagtgggcatggactagttgagccGGTTTGGAGCTGTGATTGATTGTAAGCGTTAGATGctaaccatacgagaccctagtgggggagtgcttaatGTGTATGGAGAGGGGACTATATCTGGATCAACTTTATGTTCTGTCGCCAGGGCGAGACAAAGTTTTCAGTAGGGATGTATGGTCTTtctagcatatgtgatggatacgagagttGCCACTAAGAAGACGAGTTCTATCTCCGACGTTCCGGTTGTGTGTAAGTTCcccgatgttttccccgaggagttatggggtgtgcctcccgagaggcaggtggagttttggattgatttgattccagGTGCGGCGCCTATTTCTAAAGCACCTTATTGCCTTGCGCCGcccgagatgcatgagttatcctcacagctccaggagctATTGCGGAAGGGTTTTATTAGAttgagtagctcaccgtggggagcaccgatcctttttgtcaagaaaaaggatgtttcacaccggatgtgcatcgactatcgggagttgaaaAAGCTgactgtcaagaaccgttatccactacagaggatcgacgatttattcgatcagttgcagggggcgtcttggttttccaagattgatttgagatctgggtatcatcatatgagaatTTGTTAGGAGGATATCCAGAGGACgacctttaggactcgttatgggtactacgagttcgtggtgatgcgtttcggactcaccaatgcatcggcaacattcatggatccCATAAACTGGGTGTTCAGGCCCATGTTTGATCAGTCTGTGATCGTGTTCGTCAACTACATTTTGGTATactcgaggtctagagagcatcacgaggagcatcttcgggagattcttggagtattgaggatggagaggctttatgccaaattctccaagtgtgatttctagccACAAGAGGTCTAGTTCtcaggacatctcgttaactagaatgagattttggtcgacccagccaagatcgaggcagttatgcgatgggaggtgtTGAGGTCCCCAtccgagattaggagttttctTGGCCTGGCAGgctactaccggagatttatcatggatttctccaagattgtcgttcctctTACCAGATTGACCGGGAAGGGTGTTAATTTTGCTTGGGGGCCCGAGCAACAAGCTTCATtcaagactcttcgccagagattgtgtgaagctccagtgttagcccttcccgagggaatggaggacttcatagtttactgtgatgcatctatatcagagatgggtgcagtgttgatgcagaggggacacaTGATatcatacgcatcgaggcagttgaagtctcacgagatgaggtatcccacccatgatttggagctgggggtggtggttttcgccctcaagatttggcgccactatttGTATGGTGTCCAGTGTACCATAATTACGGACCATCCCTgaagtaccttatggatcagcccaacctgaatatgagacagaggaggtggttggatgtagtaaaagattacgactgtgagagtTTGTATTACTCtggaaaggctaacgtggtagccgatgccctgagccgcagaGCAGTGGGTGCTCAGATCCGAGacgtgtgcatgaggatgacggtgatgactccagtcttagataccatcccAGAGGCTCAGGTGGTAgctgtgagaccagagaaccataagagagagcgggtgatcggaCAGATTTCTGAGTTTGAGACGAATAGTCAGGGATTTAGGAACTTCTGTGGGCGGATTTGGGTCTCATATATAGGTGGAGCTCGacgtattttgatggaggagactCATAGGTCGAGATTCTCAATCCATTCGGGAACCagcaagatgtatttggacttaaaaagggattattggtggccttgcatgaagagagatgtAACATGGGTAGTCGAGAGATGATTGACCTGCCGTTAGGTCAAAGTAGAGCACCAACATCCATATGGCCCATtgtagcctctagagattcccagtggaagtgggaaaaaatttccatggattttatcaccaaatttccgAGGACCGCGCAAGGTGTTGacacgatatgggtgattgtagaccggTTGACAAAGAGCACTCACTTCCTGGCTATcggtgagagctcttctgcagagagattGGTCGAGATCAACATTCGAGAGGTggtagcatggcatggggtgccGACGTCGATAGTGTCAGATTGAGATGTGTGTTTTACTtacaggttctggaagaaatttcatgaggagttgggtacctggTTACACTTCAACACCGCATATCACCCaaagacagacgggcagagcgaggggacgattcagacacttgaggacatgatgcgtgcatgtgttatggacttcgatggaagttgggacacttattttcccttggatgagttttcatacaacaacaaccgtcattccagtattggtatgcctccttttgagctcttatatgaaaggaggtgtcagactcccatcatTTGGGGAGAGGTAGGATAGAGAGTGATGGGGGGCAccgagatagtgctcaagatgacatAGCAGATCCAACAAGTCaaacagaggttactgacagcccagagtcgtcagaagagttacgctgaccgGCGCCATTCAGAGCTAGTGTTTCAGGTCagagattttgtcctcctgaaggtatccccatggaaaggggtgatctgattcaggaaatggggcaagttgggccctagatatattggtcctttcagggtgatcgcccaagtgggtaaggtagcttatcggttggagctgcttgcagagttgagccagattcataacaccttccatgtgtcacaACTGAGGAAGTGTTTAGCCGATGAGACGACAGTGGTCCCTTTAGAGGACGTTCAGGTTGATgaaagcctgaactacatcgagaggcCGATAGCAATATTGGATAGGAAGGTGAAGGtcttgaggaataaagaggtgcccttggttcaggttccgtggcaacatcggaagggatccgagtgtaCTTGGGAGCAAGAGTCCGAGATGCAGGAGCAatacccagagttgtttccagaAGATgaattcgagggcgaagtctgattctagagggggagaattgtaacatcccgactcccaggtataatattaaattaaattacATTCATAATgtcagagcaactcgacgagttggatgccccaactcaccgagtagagGAGTTAATGGCCGCGTGATTTTTAgattctactcgatgagttggaggaccccaactcgacgagtaggtgctgagtgagaaaaccctaattttcagggtttgtgtcctatttaaaggaccttaagcctgtATTTCCGTCTCCCTTATCACCCTAACACTCTGTGAGAAACCCTTATCGAGCTATAACCTTAtgtgagagaaagagaggctaatattttttatttttgtgcaTTCTTGGAGGAAAGTTGAGGAGCAAAAGGCTTAGGACGAGAGGGAGCTTTTAGATCTAGTGTTCATTCATTCCAAGCTTCTGTTTGAAGATAAAAAGTTACCACCTTGCTCATTGTTTGATTAGATCTCGTTTCTAGGGAGTTTTAGGGCCTTTTTCCATCCTTCTTTGAGTTCTAGAGTTTTACGTGATATTTCAAcattgggaggctagatctagagtttggaacATTATCTATGCTTTGAATCATCTGAATGAGAATTGGtctaaagggactcgacgagtgcatgagctaactcgacgagtcagctagggttttccccgatggaATAGATATGCTACAACTCAGTGAGTTGATGAGACAAATCGACGGGTTGAGTTGGATTTTTCCCGATACTTCAGAGGAAgtgaaggaactcgacaagtcgcaTATATGTACTCGACGGGTTTAGTCAACATAAACTGCTGACTTgagcgttgacttttgttgacttttagggtttggtcaattgtGGAccttggagaccatggagggataaaatggtcttttcaccCTTTATGAGATTTAGTGGAGGAGTTAGCTTAGCATCTCAGAGTGGTTATTACAAATTGCTTATTAGAGATAATTATAttatgtaggcggagtctagactgTTCGTGGGGTGCTAGATCTACTTGCTtactttcgaggtgagtcttctcactatacttacctgagcggTAATACtgtgtgactggagggtcttatttgagttatcgaccggagggtcctatgtgattatactgagttatgtgatattatgcattttgtctttgtgatatatgctatATTGTTTCTGTGCTTTACTGAGTTAgtaccggagggtccaaaccgagttgtgagaccggggGGTCTTCATTGAgatataggactggagggtccaacccgagctgtgagaccggagggccCCAATTGAGCCatgagaccagagggtcctcacCAAGACGCATGAGACTGGAGGGTCTGTGCTGAGTTATAGCCATgaaaggcttattatttgtgtatgtggtattttgggaaactcactaagattcatgCTTAACGTGTTCtgttttatgtgtttcaggtacttctcaagaTCGCGaaaaggcaccgacttgattataCACACATGTTCGAGGATATGTttgaggattttgggatactATCAATTAGTTTGTGGATTTGTGTTTGACATGTGAGACAATTGTGGTTTTTGAGAAATGTGACatgagtttttatgtgttttaaaacaaaatgaaaatattggtcgaaaatttagagtgttacaaaatGACTAAATTCATAGCATATACACCATTATCAACATATAATACACAATGTCAAACAAGTATCTTTATGGAAATGAATGTTTTCACTATGGTCAAAAGGGATtgttacctttatattttttttcatacaaaactttgatCTAATAGTTTTCAACCTTCgtaatttaaaagttaaattatTGGTATTTTATAGGAAAATCTCCAAAAAAAGTCATAACATTTTAGTCTAATATATGAAAAAAATCGcaaactaaatttttttttacagaaaaacacagaatACCGGCAACAACTTTGAAAAACCCTTTTTGGTCGGTTTCACAGATTTAGCCGATGTTATTGTCTTTTTTCGTTAGTTTTGTCAAAATACTGGgattttttttaagaattacacACTACCAAAGTATTTagacttttttgaaaattacccTCGAATTAATGAATATTATCATtaacaaataattaataaacataagaaatatttatatttaaacaTAAGAAAAACCCTTTAGTGCTTGCTGACCACTTTAAACTCTGTATGTTTCCCCTATGCATCGTTGTGGGTGTCATGGTGAGATGTACTATGTGAATGTTCCTCTAATAATGATGCTCctcttatgttttttttaaccTATCTACCACCCAACATCCATACCTCACCTCGTAACAACCACTGACTAACACACACATATATCAAATGTGAAAAGTGAACCCTGAATGACAGTTTATATGGTTACAACTGAATGGTGATTATATATTTAAATTGTCATTCAAATGTCACTTTTCACTCGAGTAATCTGATGTTTGTTACCAAGTAATGTAAGGAGGTTAGATGATACTTATGTTAAAGAGTATAATGAAAGATCTATATGTTCAAGAATCGTTGTGTAATGATATTGTCTAATAACATGTGATCTTATAGCACCATATCTTATTGCAAGTAGACACTTATTAactgtttattaattaatttgattattaataagtATTATCAACTCCtgtatttaattagagaaacGTATATAATACATCTCACAATGACACCCACAACGATGTATAGGAGGAACATAGAGAATTTGAAGTGGTCAAAAAACAATAAAGGAATATTTAGTCTATCATTCTATTCCTAGAAATTATCACCACATGTATTTGCTTTGTTTATaattataaatgatttgttaatttcatggtaattttcagaaaaatcctaatatttttgtTATTGGGTATTTTTCAAAAAAGTCTTACTGTTTTGACCAAACTAACGAAAAAGGACAGAATACCGGCTAATCTGCAAAACCGgcaaaaaaagatttttttcgAATTTTTAGCCGATATTCTGttataaataaaatttagtttgagactttttcataaattaaactaaaatattaggacttttctcaAGATTTTCCTTTTTTATAAATTGTTTGGTCCCTTACTATATTTTAAAGTTaagcattttttttttaaaaatttttgtttacatcatttttttttatagtttttgactttattattattattattattattattattataatagttTCTCAATTAAATGTCATTTATGATGTTTCACTaagatattttttaaattttatttttgtccGCAACCTTCATATATAGGTGTTTGTATTGAAAGTTTATTTTGATACTGTTATAATTATCACCATTTTATATGTAGTGTTTGAAATTTGGAAATGACATTCTTAGGAGTTCTTGGTCGCAAAGCATGGGAAGAATTAAATACTAGTTTTAATTGTAAATTATAAATATACTAATTTTATACTTCAATTCCATTAAATTTATGGTTACGTAGATATTCATGAAACTAGGCATACGATAAACTAAATTTACAAACGAAATATGTAATTACATTTGGTCATAAGTCAAACACAAGTATTTTCTTACGTGTGACTATGGTACATATTCGTTTGACAACATATAACGACATACTGATGACATTATGACCTCTTATATATATAACTGATATttgaaaattcaaaattaaactagCACAAATAGAAAAAGATACCTTTCTCTGCTATAAATTACATCATCATGCACCTTTCCAATTAACCTCCCAATTGTACAAGAGTGGAAAGGTACCAAGAACGAGATAACTTCCATGATGATGAAGAAGTGGGCATTCCAGAGAAACTCAGAACCGAAGACTACGTCCGAGACACCCACAAGCAGCGTTCTGACTATTCTCATGTCAAATCTCAATCAATCTGACCGCAGACCTATCATCCCTATGGCCCATGGTGAACCATCTCTCTCCCCTTGCTTCGGTACCATTCAGATGACCGCAGATGCCATTGCTGAAGCTGTTCATTCAGCTAAGTTTAACGGTTATTCCCCCACAGGTGGGCTTCTCCCAGCCCGAAGGTACGTACTCCATTTCTTCTTTCACTTTGCAAGTTCTTCATGCCAACTCTTTTAATAGTTTTGTGTACGAGAGTTTAGATAATATGTAAAATGTAGATTGGTTCTCTAAATCTTGTTTTATTCAAGGAATATACTCGAATAATACAAACGGATAGACCAAATTAACATACTGTTATGATCACTATGAGTCGTTGAAATTTCAGAAAATTAAATTACAGTTGTAATTATTCCAAGGAAGAAAAGTATACTAAATTTATTGCATGGGGTTTCATGTGACATAATTTAGTAAGTGCAAAATTAGAATTTGCTCTATCTCCTTTTCACGATTCATTAGTAACACTGAAGTCGTTATGTACCACATGACAATGACTTGGTTAAGTTAATGAAATTAATGGTTAAGTATTAAATCTAGCTAACAGTTATATATttatgattgtttttttttttatcgaCTTAACGGATTAATTCAAAATGCATGGCTTAATGTATTAGAGGTTAAGTTTTTACCTAATTTATCTTTTTTTTCTTGTCAAAATTCTTGTCATGTTAAAATTGATGAATATATATTGCGAAATGTAATGCTAAAGGCCTTTTTAGTATCATTCACACGTTTGTCCTCTAGAAAAAGAAACTATTTATCTTGCTATATATTAATCCTCCAATTCTCCATTCAACCACATCAATTATCTATAACTgactcatttaaaaaaaaaaaaaagacaacctACACATGCTACTGTTGTAATAATTGTGTATTAGTGTCGGATTTGTTAATTCCAAATCCGGAAATGATTCCTCAGCTTGATATAGTCGATGTCTTTTTTAATGAATACGTGCTATCAAGAAAGGATTATATGTTGCATGATACCATGCTCGAAGTATTGTCTTTTTTATATTATATCCTTATtatatatgtaattttttttaatgaatatcAATTATTCGTATATTATTGGTGAGATTGTGAGCGTTATAGTCAATATTTTTTTAATGCATAATGTTTCTAGAAAGGATTATGTTGCATGTACCACGCGTTAAGAGTGGTTAGATGAGATAATTGCACTTATATGTTAATGTGTTTCTTTTgtctatatgtatatatattggaGAGCTGGATAAGATGTGATTCATGCTTCCAATTTGTAGGAATTTTTTTATGCCTACCCCTTCCTAGAGTTGGTGGAGACCGGAGAGTTTTGGCGAAgtgtttaatttaattttttagtcTTAATAaacaagtaataataataatatagctATAGATATGGGAATAGTTTGGGTGAAGAATGTTAAAACCGAAGTATAAAAACAGAAAACGAAATTTGCATACAAGAAAATGAGGACATGATAATATCACCACCCTTAAGGTTTGCCCCCAATATTTTGCTGTTGAGTTATATGGCAAAGGCTTTGAATAGTTGCAAAGGTTAATGAAAACCAAATAAAAAATGTCATTGTTTTCCCTCCAAAAATAACTGAAAAACTGTCAAGTAACGATAAAACTTAAAGGCATGTGAGGATTAAAATGTAAGAATTTTTATGTGTATGTGCAAAAGGTGAAATATGCTAAGTGCTAAGTAATAGTCTTCGATAATTAATATACATACTACCACTATATGAAAATGGCCAAAAACACGTTTTATGAAAATATTACACAAATTACTTTAATCTACTAAAAAATATTACACAATTTACTTTAATACTAGTAAAATTCATCTTACTTTGACTCTGTAAAAATTTATAGGGCTGTAGCAGAGTACCTTTCTGAAGGACTTACAAATAAGTTATTACCAGATGATGTATTCTTGACAATGGGATGCAAACATGCTGCTCAAAACATTCTAACAGTTCTTAAGGGTTCAAAATCGAATAATATTCTATTTCCCAAACCAGGCTTTCCATATTACGAATTCCTTGCTCGATCATGCCATTTGGAAGTTCGTCACTTTGACCTTCTTCCTGAGAAAGACTGGGAAGTTGATCTTGATTCAGTCGAATCTCTTGCAGATGAAAATACAGTTGCCATGGTTATTATTAACCCTGGAAACCCTTGTGGGAATGTTTTCACACACCAACATCTAAAGAAGGTGCAATGCCCATGTGGATTTATTAATTTGTTTTCGATGATTATCATTGTTGATGTGTTTTCTCTATGTAGGTTGCCGAGATTGCAAGGAATCTTGGAATATTAGTGATTTCTGATGAAGTTTATGATCATATTGCTTTCGCGAAAAACCCTTTTGTTTCAATGGGAAACTTTGGATCAATAGTCCCAGTTGTTACACTTGGTTCCTTATCAAAAAGATTCATTGTTCCTGGTTGGCGACTTGGATGGCTTGTTACCCATGATCCTAATGGCATCCTCAAACAACACGGAGTGATCTCTCTTTCTTACACAAACATTATTAATACATGCTTTATGCAAACTCATAAATGCATCGCTGtaactttaatttttattttcagaTTATTGAAAGTATTAAGGGATATTTCCATATGTCCTCCAATGTGCCAACGTTTATTCAGGTATCTTATTGATATATACTATGTACTTTATACTTCCTCCATCCAAAAAAGTCACCTTTATTAGGTTCCTTCTACACTCGTTGTTGGGACAAAGAGAGCAAATAGAAATGAAAGTTCAAAAATTAAATCTAATATATATAGTTAGCACCGAGGATGTTGAGTAATTAGAATTATGTTTCATACCATGAATCCTCGTATCTACGAGTGGAACACCTTTATATCATCGATAGCTTTTTAAATGATCAAGTTAAAGTTCAGATCTTGATTAATGCGCATTTAGTTTTGCATAATGATTTACATGATAAGATCTTAAAGT
This window encodes:
- the LOC111906716 gene encoding probable aminotransferase TAT2 — translated: MMMKKWAFQRNSEPKTTSETPTSSVLTILMSNLNQSDRRPIIPMAHGEPSLSPCFGTIQMTADAIAEAVHSAKFNGYSPTGGLLPARRAVAEYLSEGLTNKLLPDDVFLTMGCKHAAQNILTVLKGSKSNNILFPKPGFPYYEFLARSCHLEVRHFDLLPEKDWEVDLDSVESLADENTVAMVIINPGNPCGNVFTHQHLKKVAEIARNLGILVISDEVYDHIAFAKNPFVSMGNFGSIVPVVTLGSLSKRFIVPGWRLGWLVTHDPNGILKQHGIIESIKGYFHMSSNVPTFIQGALPDILGKREDHISSKNVNIIREAANSCYKGIIDIPGLSCPSKPEGSIFIMVKLDISAFKDIKDDLDFCVKLAKEESVLILPGISVGLKNWLRVTIAIDPSSLEDAIKRLKSFCGRHSKKSKSVECWLDHIS